The nucleotide sequence GGTCAGCGCGTGTTCACGGCGGCGGCGGTTCAGTGCGGAAATAATTTCGGGCACACAGATCACGCTCAGGCCGAGTTCCGATGCCTGGGCACAAATGGACTCGACTCCATTGCTCCCGATTTCTTCGATAAAGCGTTTCGCAAAAGCAGAGGAATCAAGATACGCTTTCATGATCGCGCTCCGCCAGAATGGCTGCAGAGAGGCTCATTCCTTTTGTCGAGAGGCGCAACGCTGGCCTTTTCCATGAGGATTGTTCCTTGTTTTGACTCACAATGGGTGTCACCTCTGCA is from bacterium and encodes:
- a CDS encoding type II toxin-antitoxin system prevent-host-death family antitoxin, with translation MTTVTLTEFRSHASGMLSRVEHGETLLVLRHGRPIAEVTPIVSQNKEQSSWKRPALRLSTKGMSLSAAILAERDHESVS